The following proteins are encoded in a genomic region of Aquifex aeolicus VF5:
- a CDS encoding CDP-alcohol phosphatidyltransferase family protein: MNLTSKRESLKKLYYPLGESLARTGFPPNFITLISLFLGSISAYFYFHHKTLSGAFLLALSGLFDLLDGVVARTTGKTTKFGAVFDWIADKWVDGLVLGAIGFAYASPFVAIVAITLSMLHSFIKPVAYAEIGYTERKKGKIVDPLEGVGFFGRPETHITIILFSILERSPIPVGLGFGIKLVALLTLASLLMRIIYLYKKYGKEYE; the protein is encoded by the coding sequence ATGAACTTAACAAGCAAGAGAGAGAGCTTAAAAAAGCTTTACTATCCTCTCGGGGAGAGCCTGGCGAGAACGGGCTTTCCCCCCAACTTTATAACCTTAATATCCCTCTTCTTAGGAAGTATTTCCGCTTACTTTTACTTTCACCATAAAACTCTTTCTGGTGCTTTTTTACTCGCACTCTCCGGACTCTTTGACCTGCTTGATGGCGTAGTTGCCAGAACTACGGGAAAAACTACTAAGTTCGGGGCTGTGTTTGACTGGATAGCGGACAAGTGGGTGGACGGACTCGTTCTGGGAGCTATAGGCTTTGCATACGCCTCTCCCTTCGTTGCGATAGTAGCTATAACCCTTTCCATGCTCCACTCCTTTATAAAACCTGTAGCTTACGCGGAAATCGGTTATACGGAAAGAAAGAAGGGGAAAATCGTTGATCCATTAGAAGGAGTTGGATTTTTCGGGAGACCTGAAACCCACATCACGATAATACTCTTTTCAATCTTAGAAAGAAGTCCGATACCGGTAGGACTTGGCTTTGGTATAAAACTCGTTGCACTTTTAACACTTGCATCTCTTTTGATGAGGATTATTTACCTCTATAAGAAGTACGGTAAAGAGTACGAATAG
- the ilvC gene encoding ketol-acid reductoisomerase: MAKIYYDEDASLDILKDKVIAILGYGSQGHAHALNLRDSGLNVIIGLHEGSRSREKAKADGFEVYTPREAAKRADIIMFLIPDTVQPEVYKNEVEPELNSSKTLAFAHGFNIHFRQIVPPKDVDVFMVAPKGPGHLVRWMYTEGKGVPALVAIHQDASGTCKDKALAYAKGIGATRAGVIETTFKEETETDLFGEQMVLCGGVTALIKAGFETLVNAGYQPEVAYFECLHELKLIVDLIYEHGISGMRYSISDTAKYGDVTRGERIYKVVKPVMEKTLEEIQKGEFAREWILENKAGRPVYYALLERDREHLVEKVGEELRKMMPWLGKKELK, encoded by the coding sequence ATGGCAAAGATATACTACGACGAAGACGCAAGTCTTGACATACTAAAAGACAAGGTAATAGCAATTCTCGGTTACGGCAGTCAGGGACACGCTCACGCTCTTAATCTAAGAGACAGCGGACTTAACGTAATAATAGGACTGCACGAAGGAAGCCGTTCAAGGGAAAAGGCTAAAGCGGACGGCTTTGAAGTCTACACTCCAAGAGAAGCGGCAAAGAGAGCTGATATCATAATGTTCCTCATTCCCGATACAGTTCAGCCCGAAGTTTACAAAAACGAGGTGGAGCCCGAACTCAACTCCTCAAAGACTCTTGCATTTGCACACGGCTTTAACATACACTTCAGACAGATAGTTCCTCCCAAGGATGTTGACGTTTTCATGGTAGCTCCTAAAGGCCCCGGACACCTTGTGAGGTGGATGTACACCGAAGGCAAGGGAGTTCCGGCACTCGTGGCCATACATCAGGACGCTTCTGGAACGTGCAAGGACAAAGCCCTCGCCTACGCTAAAGGGATAGGTGCAACGAGGGCGGGAGTTATAGAGACCACATTCAAAGAAGAGACGGAAACGGACCTCTTCGGTGAACAGATGGTTCTCTGCGGTGGAGTGACAGCACTTATAAAGGCAGGATTTGAGACTTTGGTAAATGCGGGATACCAGCCGGAGGTTGCGTACTTTGAGTGTTTGCACGAACTTAAACTTATAGTGGATTTAATATACGAACACGGCATTTCCGGAATGAGGTACTCCATTTCAGACACAGCCAAGTACGGGGACGTTACAAGAGGTGAAAGGATTTACAAAGTGGTAAAACCCGTAATGGAGAAGACCTTAGAAGAGATACAGAAAGGTGAGTTTGCGAGGGAATGGATACTGGAAAACAAAGCCGGAAGACCCGTGTACTACGCACTCCTGGAGAGGGACAGAGAACACCTCGTGGAGAAAGTAGGGGAAGAGCTCAGAAAGATGATGCCCTGGCTCGGAAAGAAGGAGCTTAAATGA
- a CDS encoding tetratricopeptide repeat protein, with the protein MKKYSILLLPFILASCAPVSESQFTEQRLSELEIKVAKLEERQEKIEEQLEEINKRLDYITKSIAKREIKSYKEPEEEKPPFEEVKSTEDEKAEYENALELYKMKQLNEARDAFVEFIKKYPNSKYTDNAYFWLGKTFYELGNTERAKQIFNVLIKKCKSGELPDCNKLPDTYFMLVKISLDEGNIEEANRYLSILEEKFPDAEATQRAKELIYKTP; encoded by the coding sequence ATGAAAAAATACTCAATACTTCTCTTACCCTTCATACTCGCTTCCTGTGCACCTGTATCCGAGAGCCAATTCACGGAACAAAGACTCAGCGAACTTGAAATCAAAGTGGCAAAACTCGAGGAAAGACAGGAAAAGATAGAGGAACAACTCGAGGAAATAAACAAAAGACTCGACTACATAACGAAGAGTATCGCAAAAAGGGAAATAAAGAGTTACAAAGAGCCGGAGGAGGAAAAACCACCTTTTGAAGAAGTAAAATCCACCGAGGATGAAAAAGCCGAGTACGAAAATGCTCTAGAACTCTATAAAATGAAGCAACTGAACGAAGCAAGGGACGCATTTGTGGAGTTCATAAAAAAGTATCCAAATTCAAAGTACACGGATAACGCGTATTTTTGGCTCGGGAAAACATTCTACGAACTGGGAAATACCGAGAGGGCTAAACAAATCTTTAACGTTTTAATTAAGAAGTGCAAGTCTGGAGAACTTCCCGACTGTAATAAACTTCCCGACACTTACTTTATGCTCGTAAAAATTTCTCTCGACGAGGGGAACATAGAAGAGGCAAACAGGTACTTATCCATACTTGAGGAAAAGTTTCCCGATGCAGAGGCAACCCAAAGGGCAAAGGAGTTAATATATAAAACTCCATGA
- the uppS gene encoding polyprenyl diphosphate synthase, producing MSLKLPEHVAIIMDGNGRWARQRGLPRVAGHYRGAEVAEDIIEYCIELGIKHLTLFAFSTENWNRPKEEVKALFELMENYIRSKREKLYSLGVRVRLIGRRDRLSRGLVNLMEELESDSKDFKNLFLNVAIDYGGRDDILRAVKKIMEVQPSKLDEETFSQFLDLSCSPDPDLLIRTAGEKRISNFLLWNLAYTELYFTDTLWPDFTREEFMKALEDYSRRKRKFGRVLDE from the coding sequence ATGAGCTTAAAACTTCCAGAGCACGTTGCGATAATAATGGACGGAAACGGGCGGTGGGCAAGACAGAGGGGTCTACCCAGAGTTGCGGGACATTACAGAGGTGCAGAGGTAGCCGAAGACATAATAGAGTACTGTATAGAGCTGGGAATAAAACACCTGACTTTGTTTGCCTTCTCTACGGAAAACTGGAACAGACCTAAAGAAGAAGTTAAAGCCCTGTTTGAGCTTATGGAAAACTACATAAGGAGTAAGAGGGAAAAACTTTACTCCTTAGGTGTAAGGGTAAGGTTAATAGGAAGGAGGGACAGACTCAGTAGAGGCTTAGTAAACTTAATGGAAGAACTGGAAAGTGATTCAAAGGATTTCAAAAATCTCTTTTTAAACGTTGCCATAGACTACGGCGGAAGGGATGACATACTGAGGGCTGTGAAAAAAATAATGGAAGTTCAACCGAGCAAACTTGATGAGGAGACTTTTTCTCAGTTTCTGGATCTCTCCTGCTCTCCTGACCCTGACCTTCTAATAAGAACCGCGGGAGAGAAGAGGATTTCCAACTTCCTCCTATGGAACCTGGCGTACACGGAGCTTTACTTTACTGATACACTCTGGCCCGATTTCACGAGAGAAGAATTTATGAAAGCCCTTGAGGATTACTCAAGGAGAAAGAGAAAGTTCGGGAGAGTTCTTGATGAGTAG
- a CDS encoding phosphatidate cytidylyltransferase encodes MSREFYGVLIGVTTLLVIFLPKSLFLLVILFLCFAISREVSVALGENEVFYFSPLVLLTYYFADPLVFPLIGLLSLYFAYKRWELNSFFKSTFLLFYPALFLVYLIKIKEISTYYLLIFIFGIWINDVFAYYIGKNFGKTPLFPKISPKKTVEGFLGGVLFGSLFFALTLPYGILNSFLLGTFVLTVGVAGDYFKSFIKRQVGIKDFSNVFGEHGGFTDRFDALVFSAPVFYLIMCAGELNCKL; translated from the coding sequence ATGAGTAGAGAATTTTACGGCGTGCTTATAGGCGTAACGACACTTCTTGTTATCTTCTTACCGAAATCTTTATTCCTTTTAGTGATTTTGTTCTTGTGTTTTGCCATATCTAGAGAAGTATCGGTAGCTTTGGGAGAAAATGAGGTATTTTATTTCTCACCTTTAGTTTTATTGACTTATTACTTTGCCGATCCACTTGTCTTTCCGTTAATAGGTTTACTGTCTCTTTATTTTGCCTACAAAAGGTGGGAACTAAATTCTTTTTTTAAATCAACTTTTTTGCTTTTTTATCCCGCCCTTTTTCTTGTTTACCTGATAAAAATAAAGGAAATCTCAACTTATTACTTGCTAATTTTTATTTTCGGAATTTGGATAAACGACGTTTTTGCTTACTATATAGGGAAAAACTTCGGGAAAACTCCTCTCTTTCCAAAAATTTCTCCGAAGAAAACTGTGGAAGGATTCCTCGGTGGAGTATTATTCGGGAGTTTATTCTTTGCCCTCACTTTGCCCTATGGAATTTTAAACTCTTTCCTTTTAGGTACTTTTGTACTTACGGTAGGTGTAGCGGGGGACTACTTTAAGTCCTTCATAAAGAGGCAGGTTGGGATTAAGGACTTTTCAAACGTTTTTGGTGAACACGGCGGCTTTACGGACCGCTTTGACGCCCTTGTTTTTTCCGCTCCCGTGTTTTACCTTATAATGTGTGCTGGGGAGCTTAATTGTAAACTTTAA
- a CDS encoding YbhB/YbcL family Raf kinase inhibitor-like protein yields the protein MEVFSRSFKNGEEIPKVYTCDGKDISPHIGWEDVPEGTKSFVLIMDDPDAPIGTFTHWVVYDIPSQTRELLEDFPKVPEVSGIKQGINDFGRVGYGGPCPPRGHGYHRYFFKVFALSVESLGLPPGASRKDVELKMNGKILAQAHIIGLYKRD from the coding sequence ATGGAAGTATTCAGCCGTTCCTTTAAGAACGGAGAAGAAATTCCAAAAGTTTACACATGTGACGGTAAAGACATATCACCTCATATAGGCTGGGAGGATGTTCCCGAAGGAACGAAAAGCTTCGTCCTGATAATGGATGACCCTGACGCTCCTATCGGAACTTTTACCCATTGGGTTGTTTACGACATACCTTCCCAAACCAGAGAGTTACTTGAAGACTTTCCGAAAGTTCCGGAGGTGAGCGGGATAAAGCAGGGAATTAACGACTTTGGGAGAGTAGGCTATGGAGGGCCATGTCCTCCCAGAGGTCACGGCTATCACAGGTACTTCTTCAAAGTCTTTGCCCTGAGCGTGGAGAGCTTAGGACTTCCTCCGGGAGCAAGCAGAAAAGATGTTGAGTTAAAAATGAACGGGAAAATCCTCGCACAGGCTCACATAATAGGGCTCTACAAAAGAGATTAA
- a CDS encoding TlpA family protein disulfide reductase, translating into MRFLVFLLLFIISCQAERTIYNINFVDLKGNPARMEKPVNKKLLLYVWTGTCTGHTDDMKVINENYEKLSQKYEVVSLAVFMTPQDVLKVLKDYGIKPKFKVLVDPKGNITELVKLVFLPSTMIFNEEGELVKEYPRFPLKELISFVEPYYVSLCEDFPVHF; encoded by the coding sequence ATGAGGTTCCTCGTTTTCCTTCTTCTCTTTATAATTTCCTGTCAGGCGGAGAGGACAATTTACAACATAAACTTCGTTGACCTTAAAGGAAATCCTGCAAGGATGGAAAAACCAGTAAACAAGAAACTCCTCCTGTACGTCTGGACGGGCACCTGCACGGGGCACACCGACGATATGAAGGTAATAAACGAAAATTACGAAAAACTTTCTCAAAAATACGAAGTCGTTTCTTTGGCGGTTTTTATGACACCTCAGGACGTATTGAAAGTTTTAAAAGATTACGGAATTAAGCCTAAGTTTAAAGTGCTTGTAGACCCTAAAGGAAACATAACGGAACTCGTAAAACTCGTCTTTTTGCCGAGCACTATGATATTCAACGAAGAAGGAGAACTTGTAAAAGAATATCCGAGGTTTCCTTTAAAGGAATTAATCTCTTTTGTAGAGCCCTATTATGTGAGCCTGTGCGAGGATTTTCCCGTTCATTTTTAA
- a CDS encoding copper chaperone PCu(A)C, with protein MRKLLTLIVVFVALSFGAPKIVVKHPWVMEPPPGPNTTMMGMIIVNEGDEPDYLIGAKTDIAQRVELHKTVIENDVAKMVPQERIEIPPKGKVEFKHHGYHVMIIGLKKRIKEGDKVKVELIFEKSGKITVEAPVVKKHRMKHHMHH; from the coding sequence ATGAGGAAGTTACTCACTTTGATAGTAGTGTTTGTAGCTCTCAGCTTCGGAGCTCCCAAGATAGTCGTTAAACACCCGTGGGTTATGGAACCGCCTCCCGGTCCTAACACTACGATGATGGGGATGATTATTGTGAACGAAGGCGATGAACCCGATTACCTGATCGGTGCAAAAACGGATATAGCCCAAAGGGTGGAACTCCACAAAACTGTAATAGAAAACGACGTCGCCAAAATGGTTCCTCAAGAGAGGATAGAAATCCCTCCTAAAGGAAAGGTAGAGTTCAAACACCACGGGTACCACGTGATGATAATAGGTTTAAAGAAGAGGATTAAGGAAGGGGACAAAGTGAAGGTAGAACTCATCTTTGAAAAGAGCGGGAAGATAACCGTTGAAGCTCCAGTTGTGAAAAAGCACCGCATGAAGCACCACATGCACCATTGA
- the yajC gene encoding preprotein translocase subunit YajC, giving the protein MEQQSPVGALLFQIIFLVAIFLMFYFLIIRPQKKERERHRKFLESLKKGDKVITSSGIWGTVVEIGDRTITLKVDANTKITFSKEAIVAYQPGYEKKEEKKD; this is encoded by the coding sequence ATGGAACAACAGAGTCCTGTGGGAGCACTCCTCTTTCAGATAATCTTCTTAGTCGCCATATTCCTTATGTTCTACTTTCTCATAATAAGACCGCAGAAAAAGGAAAGGGAAAGGCACAGAAAGTTTTTAGAAAGTTTAAAGAAGGGAGACAAGGTTATAACTTCTTCGGGTATATGGGGAACGGTTGTGGAGATTGGAGACAGGACAATTACCCTGAAAGTTGATGCAAACACCAAGATAACCTTCTCAAAGGAAGCCATAGTGGCTTACCAGCCGGGATATGAGAAGAAAGAAGAGAAGAAAGATTAA
- the feoB gene encoding ferrous iron transport protein B, with translation MKKITVAVAGNPNVGKTTILNAIAGTALKVGNWPGVTVEKKEATVRYKDYEIHFVDLPGIYTLEPISEDEKIAVEFLEKGNVDVILTVLDSTNLERSLYLTVQLFEFEKPTVLVLNLYDEAQKLGIEIDEKAFYELLGVKAVKTVGKKGTGVEKILPLIVEAYEEKHVPRLKYSEELEEFLSEVAQKYKSLKAQPFTKHELIEFALRDKELQKKFKEKYGKEFKKYLEDERYAFAHGIYEEVVKQKGIDVRTLTDFLDNLLLHPVLGFVFFVVIMFLLFKVTFDFSSPFVDWVDGFFTDFLNPAVKEFLASLGAPEFISRFFSEAVIGGVGFVLTFVPLIFTLYFLITFLEMSGYVPRVAFLMDKFLHRMGLHGKSVIPLILALGCNVPAIVATRTLETTREKLIVIAMIPFISCPARLVVFSFFAITFFPNNAALVITGLYLLGVAVALLTAFLMRKSIARGASSHFVIELPPYRMPSLKTVLNISWIHVKDFLYRAGTLIFAASIFIWILLNLPPNVKNPKDSLAADIGRVLVPVFEPMGISDWRATTSLIPAFLAREIVLSSMGVIYTATEVVQEKEKFSFSEELKNQLSGLLEATKTAVKSVFSLKIQALEVEEEETGQLRDLIRNSFTPASAFAFMVFILIYTSCLGTYATMGREIGYGKATAFLVYSFVLAWIIGTISYKLLS, from the coding sequence ATGAAGAAAATAACGGTTGCAGTTGCGGGAAATCCGAACGTGGGAAAGACTACGATACTGAACGCTATAGCCGGAACAGCTCTAAAGGTCGGAAACTGGCCTGGTGTCACCGTTGAGAAGAAGGAAGCTACCGTAAGGTACAAGGATTACGAGATACACTTTGTGGACCTTCCCGGTATATACACCCTTGAACCAATATCGGAAGACGAGAAGATAGCGGTTGAGTTTTTAGAAAAGGGAAACGTTGACGTAATTTTAACCGTTCTTGACTCAACGAACTTAGAAAGGAGTTTATACCTCACTGTTCAGCTCTTTGAGTTTGAAAAACCCACAGTTCTAGTTTTAAACCTCTACGACGAGGCTCAAAAACTCGGGATAGAAATAGACGAAAAGGCTTTTTACGAACTCTTGGGAGTAAAGGCGGTAAAAACTGTAGGAAAAAAGGGAACTGGTGTTGAGAAGATACTTCCATTAATAGTGGAAGCTTACGAAGAAAAACACGTACCCAGGTTAAAGTATTCTGAAGAACTTGAAGAGTTTTTATCTGAAGTAGCACAGAAGTACAAATCCCTTAAAGCTCAGCCTTTTACTAAACACGAGCTCATAGAGTTTGCCCTCCGAGATAAAGAACTTCAAAAAAAGTTTAAAGAGAAGTACGGAAAAGAGTTTAAAAAGTACTTAGAAGATGAACGTTACGCCTTTGCCCACGGGATTTACGAAGAAGTCGTAAAACAAAAGGGTATAGACGTAAGAACATTAACGGATTTCCTTGACAACCTCCTCCTCCATCCGGTTCTCGGTTTCGTGTTCTTCGTCGTTATAATGTTCCTCCTTTTCAAGGTTACCTTTGACTTCTCAAGTCCGTTTGTTGACTGGGTTGATGGTTTCTTCACGGACTTCTTAAACCCTGCGGTAAAGGAATTTTTGGCTTCCTTAGGTGCACCTGAATTTATCTCGCGGTTTTTCTCCGAAGCTGTTATCGGAGGCGTGGGATTTGTTCTTACCTTTGTTCCTCTTATTTTTACTCTTTACTTTCTTATAACCTTCCTTGAGATGTCGGGATACGTTCCGAGGGTTGCCTTTTTAATGGACAAGTTCCTGCACAGAATGGGACTCCACGGAAAGAGCGTAATTCCTTTAATCCTCGCCCTCGGTTGTAATGTTCCAGCAATAGTTGCCACGAGAACCCTTGAAACCACGAGGGAAAAGTTAATCGTTATCGCCATGATACCTTTTATCAGTTGTCCCGCAAGACTTGTGGTATTTTCCTTCTTTGCAATTACGTTCTTTCCCAATAATGCCGCACTCGTGATAACGGGTCTGTACCTTCTGGGTGTAGCAGTTGCACTGCTTACAGCCTTTTTAATGAGAAAAAGTATAGCAAGAGGAGCCTCCTCTCACTTCGTGATAGAACTTCCACCTTACCGTATGCCTTCTTTAAAAACGGTTTTAAATATCTCCTGGATACACGTAAAAGATTTCTTATACAGGGCAGGAACGCTAATATTTGCAGCGTCTATTTTCATATGGATACTTTTAAATCTCCCTCCGAATGTCAAAAATCCGAAAGATAGCCTGGCGGCGGACATAGGTAGAGTTTTGGTTCCCGTTTTTGAGCCTATGGGAATTTCCGACTGGAGAGCTACCACATCTTTGATTCCAGCATTTTTGGCAAGGGAGATAGTCCTCAGCTCCATGGGTGTTATATACACGGCCACAGAGGTGGTTCAGGAAAAAGAAAAGTTCAGTTTTTCAGAAGAACTTAAGAACCAGTTGTCGGGACTTCTGGAGGCTACAAAAACCGCAGTTAAATCCGTTTTCAGCCTAAAGATTCAAGCCCTTGAAGTGGAAGAAGAGGAAACGGGACAACTAAGAGATTTAATAAGAAACAGCTTTACTCCTGCTTCCGCCTTTGCCTTTATGGTATTCATACTGATATACACATCTTGTCTCGGGACTTATGCAACGATGGGCAGAGAAATAGGGTACGGGAAGGCAACGGCCTTCCTCGTTTACAGCTTTGTACTTGCATGGATAATAGGAACGATTTCCTACAAACTCCTATCTTAA
- a CDS encoding FeoA family protein — MVEGLKEGKEFLILGYENEENPVIQKLRSMGLKEGKRAKILMKNGRVYLLKVDNTRIVIDKNLFDLLKKEAH; from the coding sequence ATGGTAGAGGGCTTAAAAGAAGGAAAAGAATTTCTTATTCTCGGATACGAAAACGAAGAAAATCCTGTAATTCAAAAGCTCAGGTCCATGGGACTGAAGGAGGGGAAAAGGGCAAAAATACTTATGAAGAACGGAAGGGTTTACCTTCTGAAAGTTGACAATACAAGAATAGTTATAGACAAAAATTTATTTGATCTCCTTAAGAAGGAGGCTCACTGA
- the metG gene encoding methionine--tRNA ligase: MTLMKKFYVTTPIYYVNDVPHLGHAYTTIAADTIARYYRLRDYDVFFLTGTDEHGLKIQKKAEELGISPKELVDRNAERFKKLWEFLKIEYTKFIRTTDPYHVKFVQKVFEECYKRGDIYLGEYEGWYCVGCEEFKSEAELAEDHTCPIHQKKCEYIKEPSYFFRLSKYQDKLLELYEKNPEFIQPDYRRNEIISFVKQGLKDLSVTRPRSRVKWGIPVPFDPEHTIYVWFDALFNYISALEDKVEIYWPADLHLVGKDILRFHTVYWPAFLMSLGYELPKKVFAHGWWTVEGKKMSKTLGNVVDPYEVVQEYGLDEVRYFLLREVPFGQDGDFSKKAILNRINGELANEIGNLYSRVVNMAHKFLGGEVSGARDEEYAKIAQESIKNYENYMEKVNFYKAIEEILKFTSYLNKYVDEKQPWALNKERKKEELQKVLYALVDGLFVLTHLLYPITPNKMKEALQMLGEKEFLKELKPYSKNTYKLGERKILFPKREG; encoded by the coding sequence ATGACACTTATGAAGAAGTTCTACGTAACAACTCCCATATACTACGTGAACGACGTTCCGCACCTGGGACACGCTTACACAACGATAGCCGCGGACACGATAGCGCGCTACTACAGACTGAGGGATTACGACGTTTTCTTTTTGACGGGTACAGATGAGCACGGTTTAAAAATCCAGAAAAAGGCGGAAGAACTCGGTATATCTCCAAAGGAACTCGTTGACAGGAACGCAGAGCGTTTTAAGAAACTCTGGGAGTTTTTAAAAATTGAATACACGAAGTTTATAAGAACGACGGACCCATACCACGTTAAGTTCGTTCAAAAGGTCTTTGAAGAGTGCTACAAAAGGGGAGATATATACCTCGGGGAGTACGAGGGCTGGTACTGCGTGGGATGTGAGGAATTCAAGAGCGAGGCGGAACTCGCCGAGGACCATACCTGTCCCATACACCAGAAAAAGTGCGAGTACATTAAAGAGCCCTCCTACTTCTTCAGACTTTCAAAGTATCAGGACAAGTTGCTGGAACTCTACGAGAAAAACCCAGAGTTTATCCAGCCGGATTACAGGAGAAACGAGATTATATCTTTTGTAAAACAAGGGCTTAAGGACCTCTCGGTTACAAGGCCCAGAAGCAGGGTGAAGTGGGGAATACCCGTTCCCTTTGACCCCGAACATACCATTTACGTGTGGTTTGACGCCCTATTTAATTACATCTCCGCTTTGGAAGACAAGGTTGAAATTTACTGGCCCGCGGACCTCCACCTTGTGGGCAAGGATATTCTGAGGTTTCACACCGTTTACTGGCCCGCCTTCCTGATGTCCCTTGGCTACGAGCTTCCCAAAAAGGTCTTTGCCCACGGCTGGTGGACCGTAGAAGGTAAAAAGATGTCAAAAACGCTCGGGAACGTGGTGGACCCTTACGAGGTGGTTCAGGAGTACGGACTGGACGAGGTGAGGTATTTCCTCCTCAGGGAAGTTCCCTTCGGACAGGACGGAGATTTCTCAAAGAAGGCAATTCTTAACAGGATTAACGGAGAGCTCGCAAACGAAATAGGAAACCTCTACAGCAGAGTAGTTAACATGGCTCACAAGTTCCTCGGCGGGGAAGTGAGCGGAGCAAGGGACGAAGAGTACGCAAAAATCGCACAAGAAAGCATAAAAAACTACGAAAACTACATGGAAAAGGTAAACTTCTACAAGGCTATTGAGGAAATACTAAAGTTCACGAGTTATCTAAACAAGTACGTTGATGAGAAACAACCATGGGCACTGAACAAGGAAAGGAAAAAGGAAGAACTCCAGAAGGTTCTCTACGCCTTAGTCGACGGACTCTTTGTTCTCACACACCTTTTATACCCTATAACTCCTAACAAGATGAAGGAAGCCCTACAGATGCTCGGGGAAAAGGAATTCCTGAAAGAGTTAAAACCTTACTCTAAGAACACTTACAAACTCGGCGAAAGAAAAATACTATTTCCCAAAAGGGAAGGTTGA
- a CDS encoding FAD:protein FMN transferase yields the protein MILILLFLLINFLFAERVFYLMGTYLILDELRGKEVAVYKYMKKLEEKLSHFIPDSEISRINENAGIKPVKVSKETYEILKISKEIAEKTYGYFDPTVGSYTVNFKMKKLISEKKAKSLINFKDLILFPEERKVFLRKKYMALDLGGIGKGFAVQKAYEYIKTEKGFIALAGDMKVWGHKRKLAVYNPINGKILAEGVNKKDLCLSTSGNYFRKHILGKSKRVLQITVAHENCTVADALATALFASPEKEREKILKNFPEAAVLILYTDGSLFVNGKFRDFFEYLILY from the coding sequence TTGATACTAATACTCCTTTTCCTCCTCATAAACTTCCTCTTTGCGGAAAGAGTTTTTTACCTTATGGGAACTTATCTGATTCTGGACGAACTCCGCGGAAAAGAAGTAGCAGTTTACAAATACATGAAAAAGCTGGAAGAGAAGCTCTCTCACTTTATACCGGACTCTGAAATTTCCCGAATAAACGAGAACGCTGGAATAAAACCCGTAAAAGTTTCCAAAGAAACTTATGAAATTCTGAAAATATCTAAGGAAATAGCAGAAAAAACTTACGGATACTTTGACCCAACCGTAGGAAGTTACACGGTAAACTTTAAAATGAAAAAATTAATTTCCGAGAAAAAAGCGAAATCCTTAATAAATTTCAAAGATTTAATACTCTTTCCTGAAGAAAGAAAAGTTTTTTTAAGGAAAAAGTATATGGCTCTTGACCTCGGCGGTATAGGTAAAGGTTTTGCAGTTCAGAAGGCTTACGAATACATAAAAACGGAGAAGGGATTTATAGCCCTTGCGGGCGATATGAAAGTTTGGGGACACAAAAGAAAACTCGCGGTTTACAATCCGATAAACGGAAAAATCCTCGCGGAAGGTGTAAACAAAAAAGATTTGTGTCTCTCTACCTCTGGAAATTACTTCAGGAAACACATCTTGGGAAAAAGTAAAAGAGTATTACAGATTACGGTGGCTCACGAGAACTGCACCGTAGCGGACGCTCTCGCAACCGCCCTCTTCGCCTCTCCAGAAAAGGAAAGAGAGAAAATTCTGAAAAACTTTCCAGAAGCCGCTGTTCTCATTCTCTACACAGACGGAAGCCTGTTTGTGAATGGAAAATTTAGGGACTTCTTCGAGTACTTAATCCTGTACTGA